The Cucurbita pepo subsp. pepo cultivar mu-cu-16 chromosome LG08, ASM280686v2, whole genome shotgun sequence genome contains a region encoding:
- the LOC111800458 gene encoding serine/arginine-rich SC35-like splicing factor SCL28 has translation MARYRSRSRSYSPRRRSRSPPRDRKRYDDDHSRDRYHESRSYRDRRSPASSGLLVRNLPLDARPEDLRTPFERFGPVKDVYLPKNYYTGEPRGFGFVKFRFSEDAIEAKQQLNHTVIGGREIRIVFAEENRKTPQEMRSTSRSSGRSYRRRSPGRSPRRRNRSYSRSPSPARHDSRNRGARGEYYSPARSRSISQSRFPHDKRDYSQSPRPKENGRSSREVNIACSGSRSPRAVSRSPSGSRSRSYSPR, from the exons ATGGCCAGGTACCGGAGCCGGAGCAGAAGTTACAGTCCTCGCCGGCGTAGCAGAAGCCCCCCACGCGACCGGAAGCGGTACGACGACGACCACTCTCGAGACCGGTACCATGAAAGCAGGTCTTACAGGGACCGTCGCTCTCCTGCTTCTTCTGGATTACTCGTGCGTAATCTCCCCCTTGATGCTAG GCCGGAAGATCTTAGGACCCCGTTTGAGCGATTTGGTCCTGTTAAGGATGTGTATCTGCCGAAGAACTACTACACTGG GGAACCCCGAGGATTTGGATTTGTGAAGTTTCGATTTTCAGAAGATGCAATTGAAGCAAAACAACAGCTAAATCATACAGTTATAGGTGGACGGGAGATACGAATTGTTTTTGCTGAGGAGAACAGAAAAACTCCTCAAGAAATGCGATCGACTTCACGCTCGAG TGGCAGAAGCTACAGAAGGCGTTCTCCAGGAAGGTCTCCTAGACGTCGAAATCGTT CTTACTCACGCTCACCTTCACCTGCCAGGCATGACTCAAG GAACCGTGGGGCAAGGGGCGAGTATTACTCTCCTGCACGATCTAGGTCAATTTCACAATCTCGTTTCCCTCATGACAAACGGGATTACAGCCAATCTCCGAGGCCAAAGGAGAATGGTCGGAGCTCTCGTGAAGTGAACATTGCATGCAGTGGGTCAAGGAGTCCAAGGGCTGTTAGCCGCAGTCCTTCTGGATCTCGTTCACGATCCTATAG TCCTCGCTGA